From one Cyprinus carpio isolate SPL01 chromosome B3, ASM1834038v1, whole genome shotgun sequence genomic stretch:
- the LOC122136839 gene encoding cytochrome c oxidase subunit NDUFA4-like produces MFILGCHKYTKRVKKCVKPVAAVTQVNTTHIIVLCVPRLFIAKLYLIPLFFFIGGGCTMSLTYLARLALRNPDVCWDRKNNPEPWNKLGPTDQYKFYAVSMDYSKLKKDRPDF; encoded by the exons ACGAAACGTGTCAAAAAGTGTGTGAAACCAGTCGCAGCTGTCACACAAGTAAACACTACACACATCATTGTGTTGTGCGTGCCACGTTTATTCATTGCGAAGCTTTAT TTGATCccactattttttttcattggcgGTGGATGCACCATGTCTCTGACATATCTGGCTCGCCTGGCCTTGCGTAACCCAGATGTATG CTGGGACAGGAAGAACAACCCAGAGCCCTGGAATAAACTGGGGCCCACTGATCAGTACAAG TTCTATGCAGTGAGCATGGACTACAGCAAGCTGAAGAAGGACCGTCCTGACTTCTAA